TATTTCTGCTTTTCAAGCAACTTTTTTTAATAATTTAGTTTTATTTCATTAAAAAGTCAAAGCTATTGAAAACATTTCTATATTTTCTATTTTTTGCATTTTACTCTTTTTTAAATGCTCAAGACATAATAGCCTCTGAGAAGGAAGTGTTGGTTCAAATTTATCAGCAAACTGATGGCAAAAACTGGAATAGAACTTGGGATTTGTCTGCCAACCCTTCAGAATGGTTTGGTGTCAATACAAATAACGGAAGTGTTACAGAACTACGACTGAACGGAAATTTGCTTCACGGAAAGCTCCCTTCTCTTACAGGATTAAAAAACCTCAAAGTTTTAGACCTAAGTAGTAACCATTTATCTGGAGATGTATCTTCTATAAATAATTTGAATCAATTAGAACTACTAGATTTATCAAATAATAATTTTGAAGGAGATATTTCAAATCAGTTTACAAATTTAACTCAACTCCATACACTAATTTTAGGTGGTAATAGACTGTCTTTGTCCACACCTGATACTTTTTTAAACTCACTTTTTAATTTAAAAGCATTAGATTTATCTAACTTTAATTTACAGGAAATTCCCTCTAAAATTTCATCTTTAAACTTTATTCAAGAGCTTAATCTATCTAGTAATCCCATTAAGAGCGGGTTTTCTCATTTATCAAAACTAAAATCATTAAAAAAACTAGATTTATCTTCTACTCAAATGGAAGCTATTCCTGCAGAAGTCAACTCATTAACACAGTTAATCTCACTCAATTTAAGCAAAAACAATTTAAAAGAAAGTGGCATTAACGGTATTGAAAACATTAATCTATTAGAATGGCTTTCATTAGACCAAAACTATTTAAATAACATTCCGCCTATTTTAGGAAAACTAGAAAATCTAATACATCTCAACTTATCGAGTAATCACATAAAAGAGGGTATTTCTTTTATTAGCTCTCTTTCCTCTTTACAATATCTAAATCTTTCACACAATCAAATTGAAGGTAATGTTCCTAGCGAACTATTACAACTAGATAAACTTATGTTTTTATCTCTAAACGGAAATCAACTTACAGGAGAGTTGCCTAATCCATTGCCTCCTATTACGGATATTAGTAATAATAGATTTACATCAGCCCATATAAAAAATTACTTAACGCACTCCTCTCAAATAGTAGATTTTACATACTCTCCACAAAGGTATGACGAACCAGTAGTTATAAAAACTAAAATTGGAGCTTCTGTTAACTTAACTCAATCACTAGAATCTAGCCAAGGGTATTCTTTCCAATGGTTAAAAAACCTAGACACTGAAACCAATGTTAGCTCTGAAAACCTAAGACTAAATAATATTACAGATAAAGATTTCACACTATTTACTTGTGAAGCGTATCTATCCGACAAAGATATTGATATCTCTCTGTTTAGAGAACCCATCAGTATTAAAGATGGAGAACTTGGCATTGAAGAAGTTTCTAAATCTAAAATTTCTATCCACCCTAATCCTACATCAGACTTCATTAACATACACACCACCGAAACAGATATAGACTATACCGACATCTATGATTCTTCGGGAAAAAAGCTTAAAACCTCTCACCTTAAGTCTATAGACCTCTCTTATTTACCGTCAGGGGTTTACTTTATTAGTATCAAAACTAAAAATAAAGAAATTCATTTATTTAAAATTCTTAAGAAGTAGAAAACCCCACCTTTGTCTTATAAATCCAATAACCTAAAAGCATTCCAAAGGTATTTAGCAAAATATCATCTATATCAAACACACCTAGCCGTGTGAAATACTGCATACTTTCAACGAGAGTAATGGCAACGATAAAATCTAGCGAGAGTATCCTTAGGTTTTGATATTTAGGATCGCACCACCCTAAAAATCCAAACGGAATAAACATAATGATATTCCCTAAAATGTTAATAGCTACATTTTGCCACAGTACCGATTTCTGCACAAATTCTAATGTAGAGACCAATGGCGTTAGGCGTACTATATTATAATCGTAAGGCGTTCGCCCAAATCCTACAAACATAAAGTATAGAAGCAACAAAGTGTATGGTAGTATTAAAATTTGATACAGCTTTTTTAACATAGGTTACAAAAATATTCAATTTTAAAACACTAAATTTGTTTCTCCAAAAATAATAGAATGAAATATATTGTTCTAGCCCTTATATCAGGACTTTTATTCAGTGTTTCTTGGCCCACTTACGGTGTGCCGTTTTTTATATTTTTCGCCTTTGTGCCACTACTTATGGTAGAACACGATATTTCTAAATTCAGTAATATCAAAAGAAAAGGTTGGGCAGTTTTTGGCAGTTCTTACCTTGCCTTTTTAGTATGGAATAGCATTACCACAGGTTGGCTATATGAAGCCAGAAATCCCGATGGCTCTCACGCCGTTTTCGCTGTATTATTTCCAGTGTTAGTTAATTCACTTCTGATGAGTTTGGTGTTCCAATGTTATCACTGGTACAAAAATGCTAAAAGCACCTATTGGGGATTGGCTTTTTTTATTGTGATATGGATGGCTTTTGAGAAATTCCACCTTGAATGGGAATTTTCTTGGCCTTGGCTTCATCTAGGCAATGCCTTTGCCGACTATCCTAAACTCATACAATGGTACGATACATTAGGAGCTACTGGTGGCAGTTTTTGGATTTTAATCATCAATGTTCTCGCATTTTATACTCTAAGAATTTGGGAAGCAGGAAGGGTACGAAAAGATTTAATAAAAAACATTAGTATCGTTTCTGCTGTTATTGTTGTGCCTATGCTTATCTCTTTGGCTAAATATTACAACTTTAATGAAAAACCTATTGGGAAAGTTATAGCTATGATGCTACAACCAGACCTCAACCCTTATACCGAGAAATACCAAAAAGACAGTCTTCAAATAGTAGATGAACTGCTCCATCTCGCTAAAGAGCATCAGACCTCTAATATAGATTTCTATCTTGCTCCAGAGACTGCGTTCCCAGGATACGGAGGACTGTCAGAAAAAGGATTGAAGCAAAGCACCCTCATTAAAAAGGTAGAAGATTATCTTAGCCATCAGCCTAAATCGGTTTTTGTAGGTGGCGTTTCTACTTATAATGTGTTCTATAACGAGAATGAAGCTCCCAAAACAGCAAGCTATTATCCGTCCCAAGGGATTTGGGTAGAGAACTATAACTCTGCTATACAGATTGCTCCTTCTCTGCCCTATCAGCTTTACCATAAAGCCAAGCTCGTCCCAGGTGTAGAGATATTCCCTTATATTTCTGTATTAAAACCTTTATTGGGAGAGGCTATGCTTAATTTTGGAGGCACAATTTCGTCATTAGGAATGGATAAAGAACGAGCGGTGTTTACCAATCCTTATAATAAAGGTAAAATAGCACCAATTATCTGCTACGAAAGCATTTATGGTGAGTTTGTTACCGATTATGTAAAAAAAGGAGCTAACTTTTTAGGGATTCTTACCAACGACTCTTGGTGGGGCGTTACGCAAGGACATCGCCAGTTACTCGCTTATGCAAAACTAAGAGCCATAGAAACTAGACGAGAGGTGGCTCGTTCGGCAAATAGTGGTATATCTGCCCATATAGACGCTAGAGGAGAAATTGTAGCCGATACTTTCTACGGAGACCAAACCGCTTTGGTTGCCGATATTAACTTATACGACGGTACTACTTTCTACACTAGAACGGGAGATTTATTATCTAGAATTTCCATTTTTGTTTTAGGATTTTTGGTATGTTACCTTGTGATAGAAAAATTGATGAGTAAAACACCTCAACGCCAAAAATAGTTTTAATTCCATTAAATCAAAAAATATTATGAGTTTTCAATCGGTAAAACAATTCTTTGAAACCTATCTTGGCAATCCTGCCCAACATTTTGAAGCCTTACCTGCCAGTGGTTCTGCTCGGGTAAACTATGTAGGCATAAGCCATACGGGAGAAAAATACATCATCACTTACAACGAAAACTTAAGAGAAAATGAAGCATTCTTTTATTTTTCTTCTCTATTTTCTGATTTAAAACTGAACACACCCCAGCTTCTCAAAATCTCCGAAGATAGGACGACTTATATCCAAACCCACTTAGGCGACCATACTTTGTCAGAAATCATAAGTAAAGAAGGATTAAGCTACAGAGTGAAATTTTTGGTAAAAGAAACCTTAACGGCTCTGTACCATTTTCAGCAAAGCACTCTCAACCAAATAGACTACTCCAAAACTTTTGAATACGAAGCCTATGACGATTTGCCCATCACCCACGATTTATATTATTTCAAGAACTTTTTGGTAGATACTTTAGAACTTCATTACCATAAATCTACCCTCCTTAAAGAGTTTAAAGAAATTGTAAAGCGTATAGAACGCATAGAACCTCGTGGACTGATGATAAGGGATTTTCAATCTAGAAACATTATGGTAAACGCATCGGATAAGGTGTTTTTCATAGATTACCAGTCCGCAATGGAAGGACCTCTAATTTATGATGTTATTTCGATGCTTTACCAAGCAAAAGCCAACTTCCCTGAAGATTTTAGACAAGAAATGCTATATTTTTATTTCAATCTGTATCCTGAAAAAGAAACTCAAACCCAACTTAAAAATGGTGTAGAACTAATAAAACTCATTAGATTTATGCAAGTTTTGGGTGCTTATGGCTTTAGAGGACTGATACAAAGAAAGGCTCATTTTATAGAAAGTCTTCATCAAGGCATAGACAACCTCTACCAATTCTCCGAACAATGGGACGAAATGCCAAACTTTCCAGAACTAAAACAGGTGATTAAACAACTGAAAACCGCAGATTTTCAACTTTAAATTTTGGGGTAAAGTTCCGGCAACTTAGTCTTCCTCTTTGTGTTCCAAATAGCGATAATGATTGTCTAGCAATCTTATTTCGTGATATTCAAAATCATCTGGGAGGACTTTTTTCCATTCGGAGAGAGTGCCTTGTGGTGCTTGTTTAAAGGTTTCTTCAAAGGTTTTTATTTTTTCAGCACTTATCAATCTGGACAAGTCTAATAGCCCTTGCTCTGCAAATTTCGCCAAATGTCCGTAAACTGTAGATATTACCAAACCTCTCTCCTTGGCAATTTCGCCAATGGTTTTACCGTCTTCAAATAGTTGATAGGTCAGTACATGGGTAGGCACTTTTTTAATCTCTGTAGTAATGCTCTTCTCATTAGTTTCGTCAAAAAGAGGCGTATCTATTAAGAATACCGATTTTAAATCATTAAGATAATCTTCTAAATCGTCTAGCAATAGTTTGATTTCAGCGTTGTAAGTTTTAAGCCCTTTAACACCTTTGGTTTCAGCATAAAAATCTTTAAATGGAGTGAAAAAATGCTCCAAAGTTTGAGTAAAAAAATAATTAACCGCCCCTTTGGCTTTAGCTTCTATTTCGTCCCACTGCTCATCGCCTTTTATAAACTTTTGCGTTTTTTGCTTTAATACTCGTTCTAGTTTCTCAAATATCTTTACCCAATTCTCTATTTGAGGTTTTACTGATAGATAAATTTTCTTCGCTTTATTCTTATCTAAATCCCTAGTAATCAAAGCCTGATTATACCACTCCTCCAAAGCCTTGGTAAACCAGTTACAATCAATCCGCCTAAGTACCTTGCCTACACTATAATCGTGCTTTTCTGATTTTATAATTTCGCTGATGCGGTCGTTAGCATTGGTTTCTTTTTGAAACTCGGCAACCCTTTGGTCATTAAAAATAACCGCTTTGGATATTTGAGATTTAAGAACAATGCCTTCCAAAGTACGACACCTAGACAACGCCACATACACCTGCCCCGATGCAAAGGACTGCCCCGCATCTACAATCAACCTATCAAAAGTAAGCCCTTGACTCTTATGTATGGTAACCGCCCAAGCCAAACGAATAGGATATTGTTTAAAACTGCCCAACACTTCCTCCCTAATGTTTTTGTCTTTATCTAAGAAGTAGCGTTTTTGTTCCCAAAGCTCGTGTTTTATGGTAAACTCTTCGTCTTCGCCGTCTATAATCACTCTGATTTCGTCTTGGTCTAATGCTGTAACCTCCGCCAATTTACCATTAAAATAACGCTTCTCTGGACTAGCATC
The genomic region above belongs to Riemerella anatipestifer and contains:
- a CDS encoding leucine-rich repeat domain-containing protein translates to MKTFLYFLFFAFYSFLNAQDIIASEKEVLVQIYQQTDGKNWNRTWDLSANPSEWFGVNTNNGSVTELRLNGNLLHGKLPSLTGLKNLKVLDLSSNHLSGDVSSINNLNQLELLDLSNNNFEGDISNQFTNLTQLHTLILGGNRLSLSTPDTFLNSLFNLKALDLSNFNLQEIPSKISSLNFIQELNLSSNPIKSGFSHLSKLKSLKKLDLSSTQMEAIPAEVNSLTQLISLNLSKNNLKESGINGIENINLLEWLSLDQNYLNNIPPILGKLENLIHLNLSSNHIKEGISFISSLSSLQYLNLSHNQIEGNVPSELLQLDKLMFLSLNGNQLTGELPNPLPPITDISNNRFTSAHIKNYLTHSSQIVDFTYSPQRYDEPVVIKTKIGASVNLTQSLESSQGYSFQWLKNLDTETNVSSENLRLNNITDKDFTLFTCEAYLSDKDIDISLFREPISIKDGELGIEEVSKSKISIHPNPTSDFINIHTTETDIDYTDIYDSSGKKLKTSHLKSIDLSYLPSGVYFISIKTKNKEIHLFKILKK
- a CDS encoding VanZ family protein codes for the protein MLKKLYQILILPYTLLLLYFMFVGFGRTPYDYNIVRLTPLVSTLEFVQKSVLWQNVAINILGNIIMFIPFGFLGWCDPKYQNLRILSLDFIVAITLVESMQYFTRLGVFDIDDILLNTFGMLLGYWIYKTKVGFSTS
- the lnt gene encoding apolipoprotein N-acyltransferase; translation: MKYIVLALISGLLFSVSWPTYGVPFFIFFAFVPLLMVEHDISKFSNIKRKGWAVFGSSYLAFLVWNSITTGWLYEARNPDGSHAVFAVLFPVLVNSLLMSLVFQCYHWYKNAKSTYWGLAFFIVIWMAFEKFHLEWEFSWPWLHLGNAFADYPKLIQWYDTLGATGGSFWILIINVLAFYTLRIWEAGRVRKDLIKNISIVSAVIVVPMLISLAKYYNFNEKPIGKVIAMMLQPDLNPYTEKYQKDSLQIVDELLHLAKEHQTSNIDFYLAPETAFPGYGGLSEKGLKQSTLIKKVEDYLSHQPKSVFVGGVSTYNVFYNENEAPKTASYYPSQGIWVENYNSAIQIAPSLPYQLYHKAKLVPGVEIFPYISVLKPLLGEAMLNFGGTISSLGMDKERAVFTNPYNKGKIAPIICYESIYGEFVTDYVKKGANFLGILTNDSWWGVTQGHRQLLAYAKLRAIETRREVARSANSGISAHIDARGEIVADTFYGDQTALVADINLYDGTTFYTRTGDLLSRISIFVLGFLVCYLVIEKLMSKTPQRQK
- a CDS encoding aminoglycoside phosphotransferase family protein — translated: MSFQSVKQFFETYLGNPAQHFEALPASGSARVNYVGISHTGEKYIITYNENLRENEAFFYFSSLFSDLKLNTPQLLKISEDRTTYIQTHLGDHTLSEIISKEGLSYRVKFLVKETLTALYHFQQSTLNQIDYSKTFEYEAYDDLPITHDLYYFKNFLVDTLELHYHKSTLLKEFKEIVKRIERIEPRGLMIRDFQSRNIMVNASDKVFFIDYQSAMEGPLIYDVISMLYQAKANFPEDFRQEMLYFYFNLYPEKETQTQLKNGVELIKLIRFMQVLGAYGFRGLIQRKAHFIESLHQGIDNLYQFSEQWDEMPNFPELKQVIKQLKTADFQL
- a CDS encoding helix-turn-helix domain-containing protein, whose product is MNSEVFQLIEHTNRNIFLTGKAGTGKTTFLNHFVKNTKKSHIVVAPTGIAAINAGGVTIHSMFGLPLRPFFPTTERIDSHLGNNIPDLVKHFKYRSSKLKLLREVEIIIIDEVSMLRADVLDMMDFSLRHIRRNGLPFGGVQMLFIGDLYQLPPVVRDEHSLQKYYTSPFFFSAHALRGIDLVTVELTKVYRQQDETFLNILNEIREGNLSEDNYEKLNSRYISDFDPKDETYVYLTSHNRMADSINKERLEALGGRSYFYRAEVRDDFNEHQYPNEEILELKVGAQVMFIRNDASPEKRYFNGKLAEVTALDQDEIRVIIDGEDEEFTIKHELWEQKRYFLDKDKNIREEVLGSFKQYPIRLAWAVTIHKSQGLTFDRLIVDAGQSFASGQVYVALSRCRTLEGIVLKSQISKAVIFNDQRVAEFQKETNANDRISEIIKSEKHDYSVGKVLRRIDCNWFTKALEEWYNQALITRDLDKNKAKKIYLSVKPQIENWVKIFEKLERVLKQKTQKFIKGDEQWDEIEAKAKGAVNYFFTQTLEHFFTPFKDFYAETKGVKGLKTYNAEIKLLLDDLEDYLNDLKSVFLIDTPLFDETNEKSITTEIKKVPTHVLTYQLFEDGKTIGEIAKERGLVISTVYGHLAKFAEQGLLDLSRLISAEKIKTFEETFKQAPQGTLSEWKKVLPDDFEYHEIRLLDNHYRYLEHKEED